In one Vibrio sp. VB16 genomic region, the following are encoded:
- a CDS encoding Gfo/Idh/MocA family protein: MKWGILGTSFISGVMADAIKEEGTTEIVAVAGRSLEPLQAFAKQHQVEKVYQDFDALINDKEVDVVYVALPNHLHHEYIIKAAQAGKAILSEKSLSVDMQKTDLALRAVEKHNVFFAEGLMYLNHPLIAQIMQELANGSIGEVKSINAQYVASIAEFVNPDSKGALYNLGCYPVSLMHLVLKSCFGEQVFDQYNLAAFGKMGTDGNICDTAAMFQFKNGVVAQLHTAEDHGLFPQFTILGSKGSLAVSSNPWLPEAAGNHFVVTEYEQDGRVVNVDAIGNGFLYQVRNIRQALEQGDLTLKGTSARPKDSRTIMRLLTDWEAATGL, translated from the coding sequence CTGAAATGGGGTATTTTAGGAACAAGCTTTATTTCCGGTGTTATGGCCGATGCCATCAAAGAAGAAGGAACAACCGAGATAGTTGCTGTTGCTGGTCGTTCGCTCGAACCGCTGCAAGCGTTTGCAAAACAGCATCAGGTTGAGAAGGTTTACCAAGACTTCGATGCGTTGATTAACGATAAAGAGGTTGATGTCGTTTATGTCGCCTTACCGAATCATCTTCATCATGAGTACATTATTAAAGCAGCGCAAGCTGGCAAAGCTATCTTAAGTGAAAAGTCTCTTTCTGTTGATATGCAGAAGACCGATTTAGCGCTGCGAGCGGTCGAAAAGCATAACGTTTTTTTTGCGGAAGGTTTGATGTATCTCAACCATCCACTTATTGCTCAGATCATGCAGGAACTTGCTAACGGAAGTATTGGCGAAGTAAAGTCGATTAATGCGCAGTATGTGGCCTCTATCGCTGAGTTTGTTAATCCAGATAGTAAAGGCGCGCTATATAATCTAGGTTGTTATCCTGTGTCTCTTATGCATCTTGTACTAAAAAGCTGTTTTGGTGAGCAAGTGTTTGATCAATACAATTTGGCTGCATTTGGCAAAATGGGTACCGATGGGAATATATGTGATACCGCCGCAATGTTTCAATTTAAAAATGGTGTTGTTGCGCAGTTACATACGGCAGAAGACCACGGTTTGTTTCCACAATTCACGATTCTTGGAAGCAAAGGAAGCCTCGCGGTTTCGTCAAACCCTTGGTTACCGGAAGCGGCGGGGAATCATTTTGTGGTTACTGAGTATGAGCAAGATGGAAGAGTGGTCAATGTAGATGCAATAGGGAATGGCTTCTTGTATCAGGTACGAAATATAAGACAAGCTTTAGAGCAGGGTGATCTCACGTTAAAAGGAACCAGCGCGCGACCGAAAGACTCTAGAACAATCATGCGACTCCTAACCGATTGGGAAGCCGCTACAGGTTTATGA
- a CDS encoding putative quinol monooxygenase, producing the protein MDKGLFITAEIRIKEDVDYDHALRAIKAFCVSMNSEEGCTMAIPMKSKTDARQFIFWERYEDEAAYEKHFRAEHTQKFIKQGFTDLVSAYQTYQF; encoded by the coding sequence GTGGATAAAGGTCTATTTATTACAGCAGAAATTCGCATCAAAGAAGATGTGGATTATGACCATGCGTTACGAGCGATCAAAGCGTTCTGTGTAAGTATGAACAGCGAAGAAGGCTGTACCATGGCAATACCGATGAAGAGTAAAACAGACGCACGGCAGTTTATATTCTGGGAGCGTTATGAAGATGAAGCTGCCTATGAAAAGCATTTTCGCGCAGAACATACGCAGAAGTTTATTAAACAAGGATTCACAGACCTTGTTAGCGCCTATCAAACTTACCAGTTCTAA
- a CDS encoding LysR substrate-binding domain-containing protein codes for MDKLKSMQVFVYVVEHGTFSSAAVHFSITATMIGKHIKQLEKQLGTQLITRTTRKQSLTESGQLYYSDCKRILEEITNVENKILTVENRPKGTVRINAPVTYGSIVLAPIVADFLKLYPEINIELTLDNLRIDPILDQVDIIIRIGHLNDSALIARPLGQYEMIFSASPKYLSTYGIPSKVKDLVNHHCLGFHYGDIQSHQASRLGTHAFDKTNIRLSSNNGYALKVAALQGLGIMLQPKISLTSEITDQSLIQILDDESPTSNPIHVLYKSKFIPIKTRTFVDYLLECTV; via the coding sequence ATGGACAAGCTAAAAAGTATGCAGGTCTTTGTTTACGTGGTCGAACATGGCACATTTTCCAGCGCCGCGGTTCATTTCTCGATAACCGCTACTATGATTGGTAAACATATAAAACAACTTGAGAAACAGCTTGGGACTCAACTCATCACTCGAACCACGAGAAAACAGTCATTAACTGAATCTGGTCAACTTTATTACAGCGACTGCAAACGAATATTAGAAGAAATCACCAACGTAGAAAATAAAATACTCACCGTTGAAAACAGACCAAAAGGGACGGTTAGAATTAATGCGCCTGTCACGTATGGAAGTATCGTTTTGGCCCCTATTGTCGCCGATTTTCTTAAGCTATACCCAGAGATTAACATAGAGCTCACCTTGGATAATCTCCGTATCGACCCTATTCTGGATCAGGTTGACATCATCATTCGCATTGGCCATCTTAACGATTCAGCGTTGATTGCTCGCCCATTAGGCCAGTATGAGATGATCTTTAGCGCCTCCCCAAAATATTTATCCACCTACGGCATACCAAGCAAAGTCAAGGACCTAGTGAATCATCATTGCTTGGGCTTCCACTATGGGGATATTCAATCTCATCAGGCAAGTCGATTAGGCACACATGCCTTTGATAAAACCAATATCCGTTTATCCTCAAACAATGGTTATGCGCTGAAAGTGGCCGCTTTACAAGGCCTTGGGATAATGCTCCAGCCGAAGATTTCACTTACTTCTGAGATAACCGACCAATCGCTTATTCAGATTCTTGATGACGAATCACCAACCTCTAATCCAATACATGTGTTGTATAAAAGTAAGTTTATTCCTATCAAAACACGAACATTTGTCGACTATTTATTGGAATGTACTGTGTAA
- the glpD gene encoding glycerol-3-phosphate dehydrogenase, with amino-acid sequence MEKVENVHDLIVIGGGINGVAVASDGAGRGLDVALFEMNDLASATSSASSKLIHGGLRYLEHYEFRLVSEALAEREVLLSNAPHLVAPLRFQLPHRPHLRPAWMIRIGLFLYDNIGKRVSLPASHGLKFASNGPLLPQMKKGFEYSDCAVDDARLVVINAKLAQEKGAKIHTRSKCIDATRNKEGWTVTIEDTLTGKTTEFKAKALVNAAGPWVDKFFDSQLKMTSPRGIRLVKGSHVIVPKMYEENHAFILQNEDNRIVFVLPYLDDYSVIGTTDVEYTGDPSKVTIDDDEISYLCDIVNQHFVKPVSPDDVISTWSGVRPLCEDESSDAQAVTRDYTIELDDQQPDAPLLSIFGGKLTTYRKLGQAAVDQLSPFFPQMNEPWTKTATLPGGDFTNRDSLQSTLLKQYPWLEAKLARRFVRAYGTLSVSILKQISSVEELGTHFGHGLYQAEVDYLVAEEWAVSVEDILWRRSKLGLKYTQAEVNTLHEYLNPLSTQAEKAEDTALSA; translated from the coding sequence ATGGAAAAAGTAGAAAACGTTCATGATTTAATTGTCATCGGCGGCGGCATCAATGGTGTCGCTGTCGCAAGTGATGGGGCAGGTCGCGGGTTAGACGTCGCGTTATTTGAGATGAACGATCTTGCATCTGCCACCTCCTCTGCAAGTAGTAAACTGATACATGGTGGACTTCGTTATCTTGAGCATTACGAATTTCGTTTAGTCAGTGAGGCATTAGCAGAGCGTGAAGTATTGTTGAGTAACGCACCTCATCTGGTGGCTCCTTTACGTTTTCAACTACCACATCGCCCACATCTACGCCCAGCTTGGATGATTCGAATCGGTCTATTTCTTTACGACAACATCGGCAAGCGCGTCTCTTTACCTGCAAGCCACGGATTGAAATTTGCTTCTAACGGCCCGTTATTACCACAAATGAAAAAAGGCTTCGAGTATTCCGATTGCGCCGTAGACGATGCTCGTTTAGTGGTTATTAACGCCAAATTAGCGCAAGAGAAAGGAGCGAAGATACACACACGCTCAAAATGTATTGACGCAACTCGCAATAAAGAAGGTTGGACGGTCACAATAGAAGATACATTGACAGGAAAAACGACCGAGTTTAAAGCGAAGGCATTAGTCAATGCTGCTGGGCCATGGGTCGATAAATTTTTTGACTCACAGTTAAAAATGACTTCGCCTCGTGGAATTCGATTGGTGAAAGGCAGCCACGTCATCGTACCCAAGATGTATGAAGAAAATCATGCCTTCATTTTACAGAACGAAGATAACCGAATTGTATTTGTACTGCCCTATCTCGATGATTATTCGGTTATCGGTACCACCGATGTGGAATACACAGGCGACCCTTCAAAAGTGACGATAGATGATGACGAAATAAGCTACCTATGTGACATCGTTAATCAGCATTTTGTTAAACCCGTCTCCCCAGACGATGTCATCTCAACCTGGTCTGGTGTCCGCCCTCTTTGCGAAGATGAGTCATCCGATGCACAAGCGGTAACGAGAGATTACACCATAGAACTCGACGACCAACAACCAGATGCGCCTTTACTCTCTATATTTGGTGGCAAACTCACCACCTACAGAAAACTTGGTCAAGCGGCCGTCGATCAGCTTTCACCTTTTTTCCCTCAAATGAATGAACCCTGGACCAAAACAGCGACATTACCAGGTGGTGACTTCACCAATAGAGATAGCTTACAAAGCACGCTTTTAAAACAGTATCCATGGTTAGAAGCCAAGCTTGCGAGGCGCTTTGTTAGGGCTTACGGCACCCTTTCCGTTTCTATTCTTAAACAGATAAGTAGCGTAGAGGAACTCGGTACGCACTTTGGACACGGTTTGTACCAAGCGGAAGTAGATTATTTGGTCGCTGAAGAGTGGGCGGTCAGTGTCGAAGATATTCTTTGGCGCAGAAGCAAGCTCGGACTCAAGTACACACAAGCAGAAGTTAACACTTTACATGAATACCTTAATCCCCTTAGCACACAAGCTGAAAAGGCAGAAGACACAGCTTTATCGGCTTAA